A window of Thermosynechococcus sp. NK55a contains these coding sequences:
- the gcvP gene encoding aminomethyl-transferring glycine dehydrogenase, whose protein sequence is MVSSPPQLEINLETAAEFVARHIGITPSDLPQMLTLLGYGSLKELINAVIPPEIRLQRPLALGEGLSETAALQKLRTLAQQNQVWRSYIGMGYYNCITPPVIQRNILENPGWYTQYTPYQAEIAQGRLEALLNFQTLVSDLTGLAIANASLLDEATAAAEAMTLSFNACRQKGANCFLVAQDCHPQTLAVLRTRALPLGIQIVPIDPTIASELPWENAFGLLLQYPASDGAVRSPQALIAAAHERGLLVTVATDLLALTLLQPPGELGADIAVGSSQRFGVPLGYGGPHAAFFATREEFKRQLPGRLVGVSHDALGQKALRLALQTREQHIRREKATSNICTAQVLLAVVASMYAVYHGADGLRQIAKRIHQQGVKLAAGLEAAGYQLYYCEFFDTLRIGLGNLPVQVLKERAAAAQINLRYFDDGSVGISLDETTTEKDVADLLALFGASPAEVEGGDRLPSSLKRQSPYLQHPVFQDYHSEHALLRYIHRLQAKDLSLTTSMIPLGSCTMKLNATAEMLPISWPEFNQLHPFAPQEQAQGYQQLFRELAAMLAEITGFDAISLQPNAGSQGEYAGLLVIRQYHHSRGESQRNVCLIPTSAHGTNPASAVMAGMEVVAVNCDPQGNIDVADLAAKAEAYGDRLAALMMTYPSTHGVFEAGIGQICNIIHRYGGQVYMDGANMNAQVGLCRPGDFGADVCHLNLHKTFCIPHGGGGPGVGPIGVKAHLAPFLPTTQVIPQGSEIGPVTAAPWGSASILPISWMYITLMGGVGLTQATAIAILNANYIAKRLEPYYPILYKGAHGLVAHECILDLRPLKKSAGIEVEDIAKRLMDYGFHAPTVSWPVPGTLMIEPTESETKAELDRFCEAMIAIRAEIAEIEAGVSDRQQNPLKNAPHPALMLATEPWPYPYSRQAAAYPAPWLREYKFWPAVARIDNAYGDRHLVCSCSVPIRAPQS, encoded by the coding sequence ATGGTAAGCTCACCGCCCCAACTGGAGATTAACTTAGAGACCGCTGCCGAATTTGTAGCGCGGCACATTGGCATTACGCCCAGCGATCTACCGCAAATGTTGACCCTGTTGGGGTATGGCAGCCTCAAGGAACTCATCAATGCCGTCATTCCGCCGGAGATTCGCTTGCAACGCCCTCTTGCCCTCGGTGAGGGCCTGAGTGAAACGGCAGCCCTGCAAAAATTACGCACCCTTGCCCAACAAAACCAAGTTTGGCGCAGCTACATCGGCATGGGCTACTACAACTGCATTACGCCTCCCGTGATTCAGCGCAACATTCTTGAAAACCCCGGCTGGTACACCCAGTACACCCCCTACCAAGCGGAAATTGCCCAAGGACGCCTGGAAGCCCTCCTTAACTTTCAAACCCTTGTGAGCGATCTGACGGGCTTGGCCATTGCCAATGCCTCCCTCCTCGATGAGGCCACGGCTGCCGCCGAAGCTATGACCCTGAGCTTCAATGCCTGCCGTCAAAAGGGCGCCAACTGCTTCTTGGTGGCCCAGGATTGCCATCCCCAAACCCTTGCCGTTCTGCGTACCCGTGCCCTACCCCTTGGCATCCAGATTGTGCCCATTGACCCAACGATCGCCAGTGAATTGCCCTGGGAGAATGCCTTTGGCCTCCTCTTGCAATATCCTGCTAGCGATGGCGCCGTGCGATCGCCCCAAGCCCTGATTGCCGCTGCCCATGAACGGGGACTTCTGGTGACCGTGGCCACGGATTTGCTGGCCTTGACCCTGTTGCAGCCGCCGGGGGAATTGGGGGCAGATATTGCCGTGGGTAGTTCGCAGCGCTTTGGGGTGCCCTTGGGGTATGGGGGTCCCCATGCCGCCTTCTTTGCCACCCGTGAAGAATTTAAGCGGCAGTTGCCAGGGCGCCTAGTGGGGGTTTCCCACGATGCTCTGGGTCAAAAAGCCCTGCGCCTTGCCTTGCAAACCCGCGAGCAGCACATCCGTCGCGAAAAGGCTACCAGTAACATTTGCACCGCCCAAGTTCTTCTGGCGGTTGTTGCCAGTATGTATGCCGTTTATCACGGAGCCGATGGGCTGCGGCAAATCGCCAAGCGCATCCATCAACAGGGAGTGAAATTGGCAGCAGGCCTAGAAGCAGCGGGCTATCAACTCTACTATTGTGAATTTTTTGACACCCTGCGCATTGGCTTGGGAAACCTGCCAGTGCAGGTGCTCAAGGAGCGGGCAGCAGCGGCACAAATCAACCTGCGCTACTTTGACGATGGCAGTGTGGGCATCAGCCTCGATGAGACCACCACCGAGAAAGATGTGGCGGATTTACTGGCCCTCTTTGGCGCCAGTCCTGCTGAAGTTGAAGGGGGCGATCGCCTGCCGTCAAGCCTGAAACGTCAATCCCCTTATCTCCAGCACCCGGTCTTTCAGGACTACCACAGCGAACACGCGCTGCTGCGCTACATTCATCGCCTTCAGGCCAAGGATCTGTCCCTCACGACCTCAATGATTCCCCTTGGCTCCTGCACGATGAAGCTGAATGCCACGGCTGAAATGCTGCCCATCAGTTGGCCAGAATTTAATCAGCTCCATCCCTTTGCTCCCCAAGAACAGGCTCAGGGATATCAGCAGCTCTTTCGGGAACTGGCGGCAATGCTGGCGGAAATTACAGGCTTTGATGCCATTTCCCTGCAACCCAATGCCGGCTCCCAAGGGGAGTATGCGGGACTCTTGGTGATCCGTCAGTACCACCACAGTCGCGGCGAAAGTCAGCGCAATGTCTGTCTCATTCCCACCTCTGCCCATGGCACCAACCCCGCCAGTGCCGTGATGGCTGGCATGGAAGTCGTGGCCGTCAATTGCGATCCCCAAGGCAACATTGACGTGGCAGATCTGGCGGCCAAGGCTGAGGCCTATGGCGATCGCCTAGCGGCCTTGATGATGACCTATCCCTCCACCCATGGCGTCTTTGAAGCGGGAATTGGCCAAATCTGCAACATCATCCATCGCTACGGTGGGCAAGTTTACATGGATGGTGCCAATATGAATGCCCAAGTAGGGCTGTGCCGTCCAGGGGACTTTGGTGCCGATGTTTGCCATTTAAATCTCCACAAAACCTTCTGCATTCCCCACGGGGGTGGTGGACCCGGGGTCGGCCCGATCGGGGTGAAAGCCCACTTAGCGCCCTTCTTACCGACAACACAGGTGATTCCCCAAGGATCAGAAATTGGCCCAGTGACCGCAGCCCCTTGGGGCAGTGCCAGTATTTTGCCGATTTCATGGATGTATATCACCCTGATGGGGGGGGTGGGGTTGACGCAAGCCACGGCGATCGCCATCCTCAATGCCAACTACATTGCCAAACGCCTGGAACCCTACTATCCCATTCTCTACAAAGGTGCCCACGGCTTGGTGGCCCACGAGTGTATTCTTGATCTGCGGCCCCTGAAAAAATCAGCGGGGATTGAGGTGGAGGATATTGCCAAGCGGTTAATGGACTACGGCTTCCATGCTCCCACTGTCTCTTGGCCGGTCCCCGGCACGCTGATGATTGAACCCACAGAGAGTGAAACCAAGGCGGAATTGGATCGCTTCTGTGAGGCGATGATTGCCATTCGTGCAGAAATTGCTGAAATTGAGGCCGGGGTGAGCGATCGCCAGCAAAACCCCCTGAAAAACGCCCCCCATCCAGCGCTGATGCTGGCCACAGAGCCATGGCCCTACCCCTACTCGCGGCAGGCGGCCGCCTACCCTGCCCCTTGGCTGCGGGAGTACAAATTCTGGCCAGCGGTCGCCCGTATTGACAATGCCTATGGCGAT